A section of the Castanea sativa cultivar Marrone di Chiusa Pesio chromosome 12, ASM4071231v1 genome encodes:
- the LOC142620795 gene encoding wall-associated receptor kinase 3-like: MGAWHPRGPVGTLGVPIGTWNVVKLFGCCLETEVPLLVYEFITNGTLSNHVHDKSLSSLLSWEKRLKIATEIAGALAYLHSSTSISIIHRDVKTTNILLDDDYTAKVANFGASRLVPLDQTQLNTLVQGTLGYLDPEYMQTSQLTEKSDVYSFGVVMAELLTEDRLLQILEDHIVSEGNIEQLKEIANLAERCLSLRGEDRPFMKEVAKVLERLRSMEKTPLGNINVDGEKTEYLLSATSHSFNIDVGTGCSTSTTADYDSIREQVLKFVEDGR; the protein is encoded by the exons ATGGGGGCCTGGCACCCAAGAGGGCCTGTTGGTACTCTtggagtgccgattggcacatG GAATGTGGTTAAGCTATTTGGTTGTTGTCTAGAAACAGAAGTTCCCTTACTAGTTTATGAATTCATCACAAATGGGACTCTTTCCAATCACGTTCATGATAAAAGTCTATCATCCTTACTTTCATGGGAGAAACGCCTGAAAATTGCAACAGAAATTGCAGGAGCACTTGCATACTTGCATTCGTCAACTTCTATTTCAATTATACATAGAGATGTGAAAACTACGAATATACTATTGGATGATGATTATACAGCAAAAGTGGCTAACTTTGGAGCTTCAAGGCTAGTTCCTCTTGATCAAACACAATTGAACACTTTGGTGCAGGGAACTCTGGGGTACTTGGACCCAGAATACATGCAAACTAGCCAACTAACTGAAAAAAGTGATGTATATAGCTTTGGTGTTGTTATGGCAGAGTTGTTAACAG AGGATCGCCTACTTCAAATTCTTGAAGATCACATTGTCAGTGAGGGTAATATTGAGCAACTAAAGGAAATTGCTAATCTTGCAGAAAGGTGCCTAAGTTTGAGAGGGGAGGATAGGCCTTTCATGAAAGAAGTGGCAAAGGTGCTGGAGAGATTGAGAAGTATGGAAAAAACTCCATTGGGAAACATTAATGTCGATGGAGAAAAGACTGAATACTTGCTTAGTGCAACTAGTCACTCTTTCAACATTGATGTAGGCACTGGTTGTTCTACTAGTACAACTGCTGATTATGATAGCATCAGAGAGCAAGTATTGAAATTTGTGGAAGATGGGAGATAA